The Brevibacillus brevis genome contains a region encoding:
- the rimI gene encoding ribosomal protein S18-alanine N-acetyltransferase, producing MSQPIDLEYRYMTMQDVGAVAELERLAFTTPWPHDAFVNELTRNPNARYVVVVHQNRIIAYCGMWIVIDEAHITNIAVHPLYRGKKVGLALMIKMMGVAKMQGAHSMTLEVRPSNTVARNMYIKLGFKEHGRRKGYYSDNNEDAIIMWVTL from the coding sequence ATGAGTCAACCAATCGATTTGGAATATCGTTATATGACGATGCAGGACGTTGGGGCTGTGGCAGAGCTGGAGCGCTTGGCTTTTACAACTCCATGGCCGCATGATGCATTTGTCAACGAGCTGACGAGAAATCCAAATGCACGCTATGTAGTCGTCGTTCACCAAAATCGGATTATCGCTTACTGCGGCATGTGGATCGTGATCGATGAGGCACATATTACAAATATCGCCGTCCATCCACTATATCGCGGAAAAAAGGTTGGATTGGCACTGATGATTAAAATGATGGGTGTTGCCAAGATGCAGGGTGCCCATAGCATGACGCTGGAAGTTCGACCTTCGAACACAGTCGCACGGAACATGTATATCAAGCTCGGCTTCAAAGAGCATGGGCGACGCAAGGGATATTATTCGGATAACAATGAGGACGCAATCATTATGTGGGTGACATTGTAA
- the tsaB gene encoding tRNA (adenosine(37)-N6)-threonylcarbamoyltransferase complex dimerization subunit type 1 TsaB — translation MRVLAIDTSNLVLSVAVVEEERVLAEMTTNQQKNHSVRLMDCVSELLDATGTAPEELSGFGVANGPGSYTGVRIGVASAKSMAWSLNVPVIGVSSLEVIAMNATGFSGLIVPLFDARRGQVYTGCYRSHGMEAVRAQSAEQIILLREWLPLLRDLAQGEPILFLGEDVRLHRETIVQELGNQAQFASPAFNHPRAAHIGYVALRKLQDGGNAHELVPEYLQLAEAEAKWLAQKQAGAVKE, via the coding sequence ATGCGCGTACTGGCGATTGATACATCGAATCTGGTGCTAAGTGTAGCTGTGGTAGAGGAAGAGCGGGTCTTGGCCGAAATGACGACAAACCAACAAAAAAACCATTCCGTGCGTTTGATGGACTGCGTCAGTGAACTGCTCGATGCAACAGGAACAGCGCCAGAGGAACTAAGCGGTTTCGGGGTGGCAAACGGACCGGGTTCCTATACAGGCGTGAGAATCGGCGTTGCCTCTGCGAAAAGCATGGCTTGGTCACTGAATGTGCCAGTCATTGGTGTATCCAGTCTGGAGGTAATTGCCATGAATGCCACAGGCTTCTCTGGATTGATTGTGCCGCTGTTCGATGCGCGCAGAGGTCAAGTGTATACCGGCTGTTATCGTTCCCATGGCATGGAGGCGGTGCGAGCGCAGTCCGCAGAACAAATCATCCTGTTGCGAGAATGGCTGCCACTGTTGCGAGACCTGGCGCAAGGAGAGCCGATCTTGTTCTTGGGTGAAGATGTAAGGCTGCATCGGGAGACGATTGTGCAAGAGCTCGGGAATCAGGCGCAATTTGCTTCTCCAGCTTTCAATCACCCGCGTGCTGCCCATATCGGCTATGTGGCACTGCGCAAGCTACAAGACGGCGGCAATGCGCATGAACTGGTTCCGGAGTATTTGCAACTGGCAGAAGCAGAAGCGAAGTGGCTTGCCCAAAAGCAGGCGGGGGCCGTAAAGGAGTAA
- the tsaE gene encoding tRNA (adenosine(37)-N6)-threonylcarbamoyltransferase complex ATPase subunit type 1 TsaE has protein sequence MSYTWRLTGAQETQRFAEQLAGLLEPGDFLAMEGDLGAGKTTFTQGLAKGLGVRQVVNSPTFTIIKEYQGRLPLYHMDVYRVGDDPDSLGLDDYFFGEGVCVVEWASLIEDVLPTDRMTVFLRREGEEQRMIELVPQGNRYVKLCEEFDFDARTGD, from the coding sequence ATGAGCTATACATGGAGGCTCACGGGAGCGCAGGAGACGCAGCGCTTTGCCGAGCAACTGGCAGGTCTGCTTGAGCCGGGGGACTTCCTCGCGATGGAGGGAGATCTGGGAGCGGGCAAGACGACTTTTACCCAAGGGTTGGCCAAAGGACTAGGAGTCCGACAAGTAGTGAACAGTCCGACCTTTACTATCATAAAAGAATATCAGGGGCGCTTGCCGCTTTATCATATGGATGTCTACCGGGTAGGCGATGATCCAGACTCTCTGGGACTGGACGATTACTTTTTTGGAGAAGGTGTCTGTGTTGTAGAGTGGGCCTCTTTGATCGAGGATGTCCTGCCAACAGATCGGATGACCGTCTTCCTGCGTAGAGAAGGAGAGGAACAGCGCATGATCGAGCTGGTTCCTCAAGGGAATCGTTATGTGAAATTGTGTGAGGAGTTTGATTTTGATGCGCGTACTGGCGATTGA
- the thiL gene encoding thiamine-phosphate kinase, translated as MAHDEFSLIRQWTSRSAGQEGNGLTVGIGDDAAVFSPAPEMEVVACCDAMVETVHFLKKTMNPSDIGYKAVISNVSDVAAMGGVARYALVSIAVSPQWTPDECQQIYEGIYEACQTYGVRVIGGDTVSAPDALHLSVTVLGEVEKGRAIRRSQAKPGQLVFVTGHVGTSAAGLHLLLQGETAERGDSLPWETLMDAHQRPVAQIKAGRLLLESGACSALNDVSDGLASELWEIAEASGVSILVDAATVPINDEVREYARLVEKDPLEWAFYGGEDYQLVGTLAKSHYEAVSKQFAASGVPFTVIGEVVAKTHEPELMLQRDDQQLPLPKAGFNHFRSG; from the coding sequence GTGGCACACGACGAATTTTCCCTGATCCGGCAATGGACGAGTCGTTCTGCGGGGCAGGAAGGGAACGGTTTGACCGTCGGGATAGGGGATGATGCCGCTGTCTTCTCCCCAGCGCCAGAAATGGAAGTCGTGGCTTGTTGCGATGCGATGGTGGAGACGGTTCATTTTTTGAAGAAAACGATGAATCCTAGTGATATCGGATATAAGGCTGTTATCAGCAATGTGAGCGATGTTGCAGCAATGGGCGGGGTTGCCCGGTATGCGCTTGTCAGTATCGCGGTAAGTCCGCAATGGACGCCTGACGAATGCCAGCAAATCTATGAAGGGATTTACGAGGCTTGTCAGACATATGGAGTTCGTGTCATAGGTGGCGATACCGTTTCTGCGCCTGATGCCCTGCACTTGAGTGTTACCGTGTTGGGCGAGGTGGAAAAAGGGCGTGCCATTCGTCGTTCTCAGGCAAAGCCTGGGCAGCTTGTTTTTGTTACAGGGCATGTCGGAACTTCTGCAGCAGGACTACATCTTCTCCTGCAGGGCGAGACTGCTGAAAGGGGCGACTCTTTACCTTGGGAAACATTGATGGATGCTCATCAGCGTCCCGTTGCCCAAATAAAGGCGGGCAGACTGCTGCTGGAATCAGGGGCATGCAGCGCGCTGAATGATGTAAGTGATGGACTTGCATCAGAGCTGTGGGAGATTGCCGAGGCGAGCGGCGTATCAATCTTGGTCGATGCTGCAACGGTACCGATCAATGACGAAGTCCGGGAGTATGCACGGCTCGTAGAGAAAGATCCGCTGGAGTGGGCTTTTTATGGCGGTGAAGATTATCAATTGGTCGGAACGCTTGCGAAAAGTCACTACGAAGCCGTAAGCAAGCAATTTGCCGCTAGTGGTGTACCGTTTACTGTCATCGGTGAAGTGGTAGCAAAAACGCATGAGCCAGAATTGATGCTTCAGCGCGATGATCAACAGCTCCCGTTGCCCAAAGCGGGATTCAACCATTTTAGGAGTGGATGA
- a CDS encoding SprT family protein codes for MTDTELQMLVEQISSEFFAKPFRHQARFNSRLRTTGGRYLLRSHDIELNPKHLQEHGVEELIAIIKHELCHYHLHIEKRGYRHADQDFQLLLRQVGGSRYCQQVGNGRTTLPYRYELVCKACGMSYKRKRKMNPSRYCCGRCKGKLLLRELTT; via the coding sequence ATGACCGATACGGAACTGCAAATGCTGGTAGAGCAGATATCCAGCGAATTTTTTGCCAAGCCCTTTCGCCATCAGGCCCGCTTTAACAGCAGATTGCGCACGACTGGCGGGAGGTATTTGCTGCGCTCGCATGACATTGAATTGAATCCGAAGCATTTGCAGGAGCATGGTGTGGAGGAATTGATTGCGATCATTAAGCATGAGCTTTGCCATTATCATTTGCACATAGAAAAGCGCGGGTATCGTCACGCTGATCAGGATTTTCAACTGCTTCTGCGTCAGGTGGGGGGAAGCCGATACTGTCAACAGGTAGGAAACGGTCGGACGACCCTGCCTTATCGCTACGAGCTGGTATGCAAGGCATGTGGCATGAGCTACAAACGCAAACGAAAGATGAACCCGAGCCGCTATTGTTGCGGACGCTGCAAAGGAAAGCTGCTGCTGCGCGAGCTAACGACGTAA
- a CDS encoding hydrolase/acyltransferase: MRYLLLQSSDGLQFVSLPETHMYQLIALLKRLYKEIDKLTITERPELPTVLADCADVERLESGLSLVDGLEYVSGLERRFAALQETEYPLISLLTEIRALQAQLEYLHEEEE, encoded by the coding sequence ATGCGCTATTTATTGTTGCAGTCCAGTGACGGACTACAGTTTGTCTCGTTGCCAGAAACGCATATGTACCAATTAATCGCTCTATTGAAACGACTTTACAAGGAAATCGACAAATTGACGATCACAGAGCGCCCAGAATTGCCTACGGTTTTGGCAGACTGTGCGGATGTGGAACGGTTAGAGAGCGGGCTTTCGCTCGTAGATGGTTTGGAGTACGTCAGTGGTCTGGAGCGCCGCTTCGCTGCCCTACAAGAAACAGAGTATCCGCTCATCTCTTTATTGACAGAGATCCGTGCCCTGCAAGCCCAATTGGAGTATTTGCATGAAGAAGAAGAGTAA
- the cmpA gene encoding cortex morphogenetic protein CmpA, with the protein MPQWMRRQLQRAFNGKDVRQIRVLNSCWFLYLEKNGGRPD; encoded by the coding sequence ATGCCACAATGGATGCGCAGGCAGTTGCAACGTGCCTTTAATGGGAAGGACGTTCGCCAAATTCGAGTGCTCAACAGCTGCTGGTTCTTATATTTAGAAAAAAATGGCGGCCGCCCTGACTGA
- a CDS encoding Tex family protein, whose protein sequence is MELTLMIQTIAQDTGVKPHQVERTVALLDEGNTVPFIARYRKEMTGQLDETQIRAIEERVRYLRNLSVRKEEVVRLIDEQGKLTDELRTAIERATKLQEVEDLYRPYRQKRRTRATMAKEKGLEPLANYLMSLPKTGNPEEEAKPYINPEKGVETTEQALQGAMDIVAELLSDDPEIRQWVRQRSVQKGLLLTEQKAEEADEKNVYQMYYAYSEPLKKVVPHRVLAINRGENEGILKVSIEAPVAEILAWMQKRTIPRDTVARDLLTLTVEDAYKRLIAPSIEREVRAELTEAAEERAIHIFAENLRNLLLQPPVKGKVVLGVDPAFRTGCKLAVVDETGKLLEVAVVYPTPPANKVAEATVKVKQLIETYGVTVVAIGNGTASRETEQFIATLLKELKREVMYIIVNEAGASVYSASTLAKEEFPDLDVAERSAASIARRLQDPLAELVKIDPKSVGVGQYQHDVSQSRLADSLQFVVESAVNHVGVDVNTASPSLLQYVSGISRQVAGNIVKKRDEIGKFTERSQLKAVPRLGAKTYEQCIGFLRVMDGANPLDKTPIHPESYEATHQLLSMLGISAQEIGSENCKERVQSLDVKETAAKLGIGEPTLQDIVDSLLRPGRDPRDELPKPLLRSDVLQLSDLSVGMKLQGTVRNVVDFGAFVDIGLKNDGLVHISRLKKGFVKHPLEVVTVGDIVDVWVVEIDEKRQRVGMTMIAPTEG, encoded by the coding sequence ATGGAGCTTACGTTGATGATCCAGACAATCGCCCAAGATACGGGTGTCAAACCTCACCAGGTGGAGCGCACGGTTGCCCTCCTGGATGAAGGAAACACGGTTCCTTTTATTGCCCGCTACCGCAAAGAAATGACGGGGCAGCTAGATGAAACACAAATTCGAGCGATTGAGGAACGCGTTCGCTATTTACGCAACCTGTCAGTGCGGAAGGAAGAGGTCGTTCGGCTCATCGATGAGCAAGGCAAACTGACGGACGAGCTGCGCACAGCTATTGAGCGTGCGACAAAGCTGCAAGAGGTAGAGGACCTGTACCGCCCTTACCGCCAAAAACGCCGCACGCGTGCAACCATGGCCAAGGAGAAGGGGCTAGAGCCGCTTGCCAACTACCTCATGAGCTTACCGAAAACCGGGAATCCGGAAGAAGAAGCAAAACCATACATCAACCCGGAAAAAGGCGTAGAGACGACTGAGCAAGCTCTGCAAGGAGCAATGGACATCGTGGCGGAACTTCTGTCTGATGACCCAGAAATTCGCCAGTGGGTTCGCCAACGCTCCGTGCAAAAAGGATTGCTTCTGACAGAGCAGAAAGCCGAAGAAGCAGACGAGAAAAATGTATACCAAATGTATTACGCATATAGTGAGCCTCTGAAAAAGGTCGTTCCCCATCGGGTACTGGCCATCAATCGGGGAGAAAATGAAGGCATCTTGAAGGTTTCCATTGAAGCGCCTGTCGCAGAGATTCTGGCTTGGATGCAAAAACGAACCATTCCTCGTGATACCGTTGCCCGCGATCTGCTGACTTTGACAGTCGAGGACGCGTACAAGCGTCTGATTGCACCTTCTATTGAACGAGAGGTGCGCGCCGAGCTGACAGAGGCAGCAGAGGAACGTGCTATTCACATCTTTGCAGAAAACCTGCGCAATTTGCTGCTTCAACCTCCTGTAAAAGGCAAAGTCGTACTTGGGGTCGATCCTGCGTTTCGGACAGGCTGTAAGCTCGCCGTTGTAGACGAAACCGGGAAACTGCTGGAGGTTGCTGTCGTTTATCCGACTCCTCCGGCCAATAAAGTGGCAGAAGCTACAGTGAAAGTGAAGCAGTTGATCGAAACCTATGGGGTTACGGTTGTGGCGATTGGGAACGGTACTGCTTCGCGCGAGACAGAACAGTTCATTGCTACGCTACTGAAAGAGCTGAAGCGAGAGGTGATGTACATCATCGTCAACGAGGCAGGTGCATCTGTGTATTCCGCATCCACACTGGCCAAGGAAGAATTCCCGGATCTGGATGTAGCAGAGCGAAGTGCGGCCTCGATCGCGCGTCGCTTGCAGGACCCGCTCGCGGAGTTGGTCAAAATCGATCCGAAGTCCGTCGGGGTTGGTCAGTACCAGCACGATGTTTCCCAATCGAGGCTGGCAGACAGTCTGCAGTTTGTGGTGGAGTCTGCCGTGAACCATGTCGGGGTAGATGTGAATACTGCTTCTCCTTCTCTATTGCAGTATGTATCAGGAATCAGCCGTCAAGTGGCGGGGAATATTGTAAAAAAACGGGACGAGATCGGGAAGTTCACGGAGCGCTCCCAGTTGAAGGCGGTTCCGCGCTTGGGTGCTAAAACGTATGAGCAGTGTATCGGGTTTCTCCGTGTGATGGACGGTGCGAATCCACTGGACAAAACGCCGATTCACCCGGAATCGTACGAGGCGACCCACCAGCTATTGTCGATGCTGGGCATTAGTGCTCAGGAGATCGGCAGTGAGAACTGCAAGGAACGCGTGCAGTCTCTGGATGTAAAAGAGACCGCTGCGAAGCTCGGGATTGGCGAGCCTACGCTGCAAGACATTGTGGACAGCCTCTTGCGTCCTGGTCGCGACCCGCGTGACGAGCTGCCAAAACCACTCTTGCGAAGTGATGTCCTCCAGCTGTCTGATCTGAGTGTGGGTATGAAGCTGCAAGGTACTGTACGTAACGTGGTCGACTTCGGAGCGTTTGTGGATATCGGTCTGAAAAACGACGGACTCGTGCACATTTCCCGTTTGAAAAAGGGCTTTGTGAAACATCCACTTGAAGTAGTGACCGTTGGCGATATCGTAGATGTATGGGTAGTAGAAATTGACGAGAAGCGTCAGCGTGTAGGGATGACCATGATCGCGCCAACGGAAGGATAA
- the sigB gene encoding RNA polymerase sigma factor SigB, which translates to MTGQSRKQKYSPEELKELIHLYGETKDPAIQEQLVRAYTPLVESLAKKFVRGQVMYEDLVQVGLIGLLASFRRFDPSFERTFESFAIPTIVGEIKRYIRDKTWSVYVPRRVKELSPKIKRVVDELTIKLQRSPQIADIANSLGVTEEAILETLEMGRSYHSLSMDSELEADLDGNTISLLDLVGTTEEGYGAVEQNLMLERALQILDHREKEIIQLTFYQNLSQKQAGDIMGMSQMHISRLQRRALGKLREALKVEQLETAT; encoded by the coding sequence ATGACTGGACAATCTCGGAAGCAGAAATATAGTCCAGAGGAGTTGAAGGAGCTCATTCACCTGTATGGTGAAACAAAAGATCCTGCGATACAGGAACAACTGGTGAGGGCCTATACTCCTCTTGTGGAATCGTTAGCGAAGAAGTTTGTTCGCGGACAAGTCATGTATGAAGACCTCGTGCAAGTCGGATTAATCGGCCTGCTTGCTTCCTTTCGTCGGTTCGACCCTAGTTTTGAGCGGACATTTGAGAGCTTTGCGATCCCGACTATCGTAGGGGAGATTAAGCGCTATATTCGGGACAAGACATGGAGTGTCTATGTTCCGCGCAGAGTAAAGGAGCTGAGCCCGAAGATCAAAAGGGTGGTCGACGAGCTCACGATCAAGCTGCAGCGTTCTCCCCAGATTGCGGATATTGCCAACAGCCTAGGCGTTACAGAGGAAGCGATTCTGGAAACCTTGGAAATGGGGCGCAGCTATCATTCTCTCTCCATGGACAGCGAGCTGGAAGCGGATCTGGACGGCAACACCATTTCTTTACTCGACCTAGTGGGGACGACGGAAGAAGGGTACGGAGCAGTCGAGCAGAATCTGATGCTGGAGCGGGCCCTGCAAATTTTGGATCACCGTGAAAAAGAAATCATTCAATTAACTTTTTATCAAAATTTGAGTCAGAAGCAAGCTGGGGACATCATGGGAATGTCGCAGATGCATATTTCCCGCCTTCAGCGCAGGGCGTTGGGCAAGCTGAGAGAAGCATTGAAAGTGGAACAACTGGAAACCGCGACGTAG
- the rsbW gene encoding anti-sigma B factor RsbW has protein sequence MGPNRPQADVIQLTLPSMAEYLGVARLTVSGVANRMGFSYEEIEDIKLAVGEACTNVVRHAYKETENPGSIHIQCHVFEDRLVIEVSDQGVGFSNELIAEQLTPIYAGKNLEDLDEGGLGLYLIHTLMDEVETRSESGVVVSMTKYVRQDGVAGNDWTISEAEI, from the coding sequence ATGGGTCCAAATCGACCTCAGGCAGACGTGATTCAATTGACTTTGCCAAGCATGGCGGAGTATTTGGGAGTAGCGCGTCTGACTGTATCCGGTGTAGCCAACCGTATGGGATTTTCTTATGAAGAGATTGAGGATATCAAGCTTGCCGTCGGAGAAGCATGCACGAATGTAGTAAGACATGCATACAAGGAAACAGAGAATCCTGGCTCCATTCATATCCAATGCCACGTTTTTGAAGATCGATTGGTGATCGAGGTAAGCGATCAGGGCGTTGGATTTTCAAATGAGCTCATTGCTGAGCAACTGACGCCGATTTATGCAGGGAAAAACCTTGAGGATTTGGATGAGGGCGGGCTCGGGCTCTATCTCATTCACACGCTTATGGATGAGGTGGAGACTCGCTCTGAATCAGGAGTAGTAGTCTCCATGACCAAGTATGTTCGGCAGGATGGGGTGGCTGGCAATGACTGGACAATCTCGGAAGCAGAAATATAG
- a CDS encoding anti-sigma factor antagonist (This anti-anti-sigma factor, or anti-sigma factor antagonist, belongs to a family that includes characterized members SpoIIAA, RsbV, RsfA, and RsfB.) has translation MDLLIKTTSLETEHRVVLGGDIDAFTAPKVKETLLSLVTKPDINRITVDLEAVEYMDSTGIGIFIGIMKECIQRNRTFEVHKLSPRVERLFRITGLYDHIAIRKGESE, from the coding sequence ATGGACCTGCTAATTAAGACAACGAGCCTTGAAACTGAGCACCGAGTGGTCCTTGGTGGAGATATTGATGCTTTTACAGCACCGAAAGTAAAGGAAACACTCCTATCACTCGTCACCAAGCCGGATATCAATCGCATTACGGTTGATTTGGAAGCAGTAGAATACATGGACAGTACCGGAATTGGAATTTTCATCGGGATTATGAAAGAGTGCATCCAACGAAATCGTACATTTGAGGTGCACAAATTGTCTCCGCGCGTGGAAAGGCTATTTCGCATTACTGGCTTATACGATCATATTGCCATCCGCAAAGGAGAGAGCGAGTAA